A window of the Anaerobranca gottschalkii DSM 13577 genome harbors these coding sequences:
- a CDS encoding transposase — protein ILKPLPSYSVFQRFIKKLSNSYLKEIMKNQVNILKELGFIDNNFISVDATPIKANTKFNNPKCFANNKFSKNNHPSSDKDCKLGVHTANNSMNVKVTEDKPNNSKKKYEFYWGYKNHVICDAISGLPIAEFTTTADVNEISNFTEILSDTNEWFSLKGSYIIADKGYDSKQNHDFIRNTLKGHAFIALNKRGRKSNKLTSTGNIICDAGLAMHKDGKQYFDSYIKQKFCCPFRTSKDDSLCPCNHEKYFNGKKNRGCVKYISIGTDYRSSINRDSIFFKKIYSLRTESERYNSRWKNLNTEQAFVKNINSVTNLNTIGHICLLSIAIAAIKSGCVDKYKSLSGLKRTA, from the coding sequence ATATTCTTAAGCCTTTGCCTTCATATTCAGTTTTTCAGAGATTTATTAAAAAATTATCTAACTCTTATCTTAAGGAAATCATGAAAAATCAAGTTAATATTCTTAAAGAACTTGGATTTATTGACAACAACTTTATATCAGTTGATGCAACACCTATTAAAGCTAACACAAAGTTTAATAATCCTAAATGCTTTGCAAATAACAAGTTTTCTAAAAACAACCATCCTTCTTCTGATAAAGATTGTAAATTAGGTGTTCATACTGCTAATAACTCTATGAATGTTAAAGTTACAGAAGATAAACCCAATAATTCAAAGAAAAAATATGAATTCTACTGGGGATACAAAAATCATGTTATTTGTGATGCTATCTCTGGTCTTCCTATTGCTGAATTTACTACAACCGCTGATGTAAATGAAATTTCTAACTTTACAGAAATCCTATCTGATACAAATGAGTGGTTCTCACTCAAAGGTAGTTATATTATTGCAGATAAGGGCTATGATTCAAAGCAAAATCATGATTTTATTCGTAATACCCTTAAAGGTCATGCTTTCATTGCATTAAATAAACGTGGAAGAAAATCTAATAAATTGACATCCACAGGTAACATAATATGCGATGCTGGATTAGCAATGCATAAAGATGGCAAACAATATTTTGATTCCTATATTAAACAAAAGTTTTGCTGTCCTTTTAGAACTTCTAAAGATGATTCTTTATGTCCGTGTAACCACGAAAAATATTTTAACGGTAAGAAAAACAGAGGTTGTGTAAAATACATAAGTATTGGCACTGATTATAGATCTTCTATAAATCGTGATTCTATATTTTTCAAGAAAATATACAGTCTTAGAACTGAATCCGAAAGATACAATTCTAGATGGAAAAATCTAAATACTGAGCAAGCTTTTGTTAAAAATATTAACTCTGTTACTAATCTAAATACAATCGGACATATTTGTCTTTTATCTATTGCAATTGCTGCTATAAAATCTGGCTGTGTTGATAAATACAAATCCCTTTCTGGATTAAAAAGAACAGCTTAA
- a CDS encoding histidine phosphatase family protein, whose translation MIRLILVRHGQSVADIEGKHEGRADFPLTELGVKQSEKLANYFSVYYGIDQIYCSPLMRAKQTAMIIGKKFMIEPEEVEELMEMDNGLLAGLTFKEAEEKFPITDQWKKIYYPLPGGESVIDFRMRIEKFWHKFKDKYLTYGQQKTICIVAHGGTISMLYKGILGLPIDTKFKVPTFDTGFHIFEITEEGIVLIKANCLEHLLMEKI comes from the coding sequence ATGATAAGATTAATTTTAGTAAGACATGGTCAATCGGTTGCAGATATTGAAGGTAAACATGAGGGAAGGGCTGATTTCCCTTTAACAGAATTAGGTGTAAAGCAATCTGAAAAGTTAGCTAATTATTTCTCGGTATATTATGGGATAGATCAGATATATTGTAGTCCGTTAATGAGGGCGAAACAAACAGCTATGATTATAGGTAAGAAATTTATGATAGAACCAGAGGAAGTGGAAGAGTTAATGGAAATGGATAATGGACTCTTAGCAGGATTAACCTTTAAAGAGGCAGAAGAAAAATTTCCCATAACAGATCAATGGAAGAAAATCTACTATCCCTTACCAGGGGGAGAAAGTGTAATAGATTTTCGGATGAGAATCGAAAAATTTTGGCATAAATTTAAAGACAAATACTTAACCTACGGTCAACAGAAAACTATTTGCATAGTGGCCCATGGTGGTACCATATCTATGTTGTATAAAGGGATCTTAGGGTTACCGATAGATACCAAATTTAAAGTACCCACCTTTGATACAGGTTTTCATATTTTTGAAATAACTGAAGAAGGGATAGTACTAATAAAGGCAAACTGTTTAGAACATCTGCTGATGGAAAAAATATAA
- a CDS encoding QueT transporter family protein, whose protein sequence is MKKTTYLVQGALIAAIYVVLALALAEISFGPWQVRIAEALTVLPYLTPVAIPGVFVGCLIANFFSPFGILDVILGSLATLIAAVLTYRMPKRWLAPLPPVLVNTFVIPILIYFTANEPVTFWFLVAQIFIGQVIACYGFGYYLLLILERYKLLQR, encoded by the coding sequence ATGAAAAAAACTACTTATTTAGTGCAAGGGGCACTAATTGCTGCCATTTACGTGGTGTTAGCATTGGCATTAGCCGAGATCAGTTTCGGACCTTGGCAAGTCCGAATAGCTGAGGCTTTAACAGTATTACCTTATTTAACTCCTGTGGCAATTCCAGGTGTTTTTGTAGGTTGTTTAATTGCCAATTTTTTTAGTCCTTTTGGCATTTTAGATGTTATATTAGGAAGTTTAGCAACATTGATTGCCGCAGTTTTAACTTATCGCATGCCTAAAAGGTGGTTAGCACCTCTACCACCAGTTTTAGTAAATACCTTTGTTATACCAATATTAATATATTTTACTGCTAATGAACCAGTAACTTTTTGGTTTTTAGTAGCACAAATTTTTATAGGTCAAGTAATTGCTTGCTATGGTTTTGGATATTATCTATTATTAATTTTAGAACGTTATAAATTGCTACAAAGATAG
- a CDS encoding IS110 family transposase, whose protein sequence is MPNTLFVGIDVSSQSLVVRFMDQDGNGPSKSFTTSNDLEGADKLVNDIVAYALKIDATNIKIGMESTSNYAWHLHLYLASSTELLSFKTMFYVLNPSVVKGFKKTYTHLPKTDDFDAFVIADCIRFGRVKHSKLPDFRYAALQRLTRFRYHLIQNLTKEKNRALNLIYLKFSSYVSDNPFSDTFGKASTSLIETFTPDEITAMPIESIVDFICSKGNNRLKNPVEIAKKLKSLANRAYRLDPNLADSVELTLTMSLENIRFLESQLKKLDKELEKQLKAFSHTLQTVPGIGPVIAAGIIAEIGDIHRFNNEAALAKFAGLVWNKYQSGNFNAEDTSLAKCGNFYLRYYLVEAANLLRMHVDEYKAFYYKKYKEVNKHQHKRALVLTARKTVRLVFTLLSKGQVFRPGGVVVNS, encoded by the coding sequence GTGCCCAATACTTTGTTTGTTGGTATCGATGTTAGCAGTCAATCCCTTGTTGTTAGATTTATGGATCAAGATGGTAATGGACCTTCTAAGTCCTTTACTACATCTAATGATCTTGAAGGTGCCGATAAGTTAGTCAATGATATTGTCGCCTATGCTCTTAAAATAGATGCTACCAATATTAAAATTGGTATGGAATCTACTTCTAATTATGCATGGCATTTACACTTATATTTGGCATCTTCTACTGAACTTTTAAGCTTCAAAACTATGTTTTATGTGTTAAATCCCAGTGTTGTCAAAGGTTTTAAAAAGACATACACTCATTTACCTAAAACAGATGATTTTGATGCTTTTGTTATTGCTGACTGTATCCGTTTTGGCAGGGTTAAGCATTCTAAACTCCCTGACTTCCGGTATGCAGCTTTACAAAGACTTACAAGGTTCAGATACCACTTGATCCAAAATTTAACTAAAGAAAAGAATCGAGCTTTAAACCTTATTTATCTTAAGTTCTCTTCTTATGTTTCTGATAACCCTTTTAGTGATACTTTCGGAAAAGCTTCGACTTCTTTAATCGAAACTTTTACCCCTGATGAAATTACAGCTATGCCTATCGAAAGTATCGTCGATTTTATCTGTAGCAAGGGTAATAATAGACTTAAAAATCCTGTCGAAATTGCTAAAAAACTTAAATCCTTAGCTAATAGAGCTTATAGGTTAGACCCTAATTTAGCAGATTCTGTTGAGCTTACTCTAACCATGTCTTTAGAGAATATTAGGTTTTTAGAAAGTCAACTTAAAAAGTTAGATAAAGAACTGGAAAAACAACTTAAAGCTTTTTCTCATACTTTGCAAACAGTACCTGGTATCGGTCCTGTTATTGCTGCTGGGATTATCGCTGAAATTGGGGATATCCATAGATTTAATAATGAAGCTGCTCTCGCTAAATTTGCTGGGCTTGTTTGGAATAAGTATCAATCTGGCAATTTTAATGCCGAAGATACTTCATTAGCTAAATGTGGTAACTTCTATTTAAGGTATTATCTTGTAGAAGCTGCTAATCTACTTAGGATGCATGTAGATGAGTATAAAGCTTTTTACTACAAGAAGTATAAAGAAGTTAATAAGCATCAGCATAAAAGAGCTCTCGTTCTTACGGCACGTAAAACCGTTAGGCTGGTCTTTACATTGCTGAGTAAAGGCCAAGTTTTTAGACCAGGAGGTGTTGTCGTTAATTCTTAG
- a CDS encoding ABC transporter ATP-binding protein yields MKRILKYLWKYKYLYIIPILSMFIAIGLDMLNPVIYQKIIDDVIKAGNHGILSRLLLALLGITLGRGIFGYIREFLFDYAGAKVTFDIRNDLFKHIQKLPFSYFDGINTGELMSRTTEDINNIWNAIGFAIMFFIEQVLYLIIATTLLFTIDWKLALICLSIMPPMLFLAMKLEKKIGEAYEKLSDQSAVLNTTAQENLAGVRLVKAFGREKYELEKFFKQNEENYELNLNQARIWAKYHPVIEFFSNLVLVVVISAGGIFVVGNHITLGELVKFNGYIMMLIWPLRLMGWLTNIIARCNASAKRIFAIMDVEPEIKSPANPIYPTKVQGEIIFDNVSFKYKDQYVLKNININVPAGSTVAIMGATGAGKTSIINLIGRYYDCTEGRVLFDGVDVKSLDLEFLRDNISVVMQDTFLFSDTIEENIKFSTENVSEEEFNKVVMESQVDDFVKEMEEGYQTVIGERGVGLSGGQKQRISIARALLKKSKVLILDDATSALDMETEYQIQKALEKRKDITKFIIAHRISAVKNADEIIILDKGEIVEQGNHKTLLLKKGRYYEIYSEQFKDLDILADGLKEEVI; encoded by the coding sequence GTGAAGCGAATACTTAAATACCTTTGGAAATACAAATATTTATATATAATTCCTATATTATCGATGTTTATTGCTATAGGGTTAGATATGTTAAATCCCGTTATATACCAAAAAATTATCGACGATGTCATTAAAGCTGGAAACCATGGAATTTTATCAAGACTACTGTTAGCCCTTTTAGGAATAACATTAGGCCGTGGAATTTTTGGATACATTAGAGAGTTTTTATTTGATTATGCAGGGGCTAAAGTCACTTTTGATATACGTAATGATCTTTTTAAACATATTCAAAAGCTTCCCTTTAGTTATTTCGATGGAATTAACACCGGAGAATTAATGTCAAGGACAACGGAAGATATCAATAATATCTGGAATGCTATAGGTTTTGCAATTATGTTTTTCATTGAGCAAGTATTGTACTTAATTATTGCTACAACCCTACTTTTTACTATTGACTGGAAATTAGCCCTAATTTGTCTAAGTATCATGCCACCAATGCTATTTTTAGCGATGAAACTAGAAAAGAAAATTGGTGAAGCCTATGAAAAACTAAGTGATCAAAGTGCTGTTTTAAATACTACAGCCCAAGAAAATTTAGCTGGGGTTCGATTAGTTAAAGCCTTTGGTAGAGAAAAGTATGAGTTAGAAAAGTTCTTTAAGCAAAATGAAGAAAATTATGAACTAAATCTAAATCAAGCAAGGATTTGGGCAAAGTACCACCCTGTGATTGAGTTTTTTTCCAATTTAGTTTTAGTTGTAGTTATCTCGGCAGGAGGGATTTTCGTAGTAGGAAACCATATTACTTTAGGTGAATTAGTAAAATTTAATGGATATATTATGATGCTTATTTGGCCACTCCGGCTGATGGGCTGGCTCACAAACATCATCGCCAGGTGTAATGCGTCGGCAAAGAGAATATTTGCCATAATGGATGTTGAACCAGAAATTAAAAGTCCAGCCAATCCCATTTATCCAACAAAGGTTCAAGGTGAAATAATTTTTGATAATGTGTCTTTTAAATACAAAGATCAATATGTTCTAAAGAACATAAACATAAATGTACCAGCTGGTTCGACAGTCGCTATAATGGGAGCAACCGGTGCCGGCAAAACGTCTATCATAAATTTGATTGGAAGGTATTATGACTGTACTGAAGGAAGGGTTTTATTTGATGGTGTAGATGTTAAATCCTTAGACTTAGAATTTTTGAGGGATAATATATCAGTAGTAATGCAGGATACATTTTTATTCTCAGACACTATCGAAGAAAATATTAAATTTTCCACAGAAAATGTAAGTGAAGAGGAATTTAATAAAGTAGTAATGGAAAGCCAAGTAGATGACTTTGTTAAAGAAATGGAAGAAGGTTATCAAACTGTAATAGGTGAACGGGGAGTTGGTCTATCTGGAGGACAAAAACAACGGATCTCTATCGCCAGGGCCTTATTGAAAAAGAGCAAAGTTTTAATCTTAGATGATGCCACATCTGCCTTGGATATGGAAACAGAATACCAAATTCAAAAGGCCTTAGAAAAAAGAAAAGATATAACAAAATTTATAATAGCCCATAGAATTTCAGCAGTAAAAAATGCAGATGAAATTATTATCTTAGATAAAGGTGAAATTGTGGAGCAGGGAAATCATAAAACTTTACTCCTAAAAAAAGGCAGATATTATGAAATTTATTCAGAACAATTCAAGGACCTAGACATCCTTGCAGATGGCCTAAAAGAAGAGGTGATTTAA
- a CDS encoding ABC transporter ATP-binding protein, which yields MAKNTFKEDEKLKETLNFKIILRLAQYIKPYKLQVLATLILMVIVIAVSLANPLLMRLAINQYIAKGNIIGLVRIGVVMALINFLAMYAARYRIMIMAKVSSKILLKIRQELFAHIQKLSFSFFDNRPVGKILARIIGDVDSLGDLFTNSVTSLIPDAITLIAVMGIMLYMNWQLGLLAIAMLPVLALVLFYIQIYGRKRWQDYRKKRSNLSAYLHEDYSGIRVVQSFNRQKKTERVFSDLGKNLTDSFISGVRLSDAFWPVVELSWGIGSVIVFWYGVKLLNIGTIQVGDLVAFTGYIGMFWRPIMNLSNFYNLLITNLAGAERIFEIMDIIPDIVDTQNAKELPQIVGEVEFRNVSFAYDDGEAVLKNISFKVKPGETIALVGHTGAGKTTIVNLISRFYDVTEGEILIDGYNIKDVTIESLRSQMGIMTQDTFMFSGSIKENIRYGKLDATDEEVVNAAKAVKAHDFIINLEKGYDTDVNERGSRLSVGQRQLIALARALLANPRILILDEATASIDTQTEKKVQIGLNTLLAGRTSFVIAHRLSTIRNAHRIMVIDDGEIKEIGNHQQLLAKRGIYYKLYTAQYKFLHEGA from the coding sequence ATGGCTAAAAATACTTTTAAAGAAGATGAAAAATTAAAAGAAACATTGAACTTTAAGATTATCCTTCGTCTAGCCCAGTATATAAAACCTTATAAGCTCCAAGTACTGGCTACTCTAATTTTGATGGTTATAGTAATTGCAGTCTCATTAGCAAATCCTTTGCTGATGAGACTGGCAATAAATCAATATATCGCGAAAGGGAATATTATAGGTTTAGTTAGAATCGGGGTAGTAATGGCACTAATTAACTTCTTAGCAATGTACGCTGCCCGCTATAGGATAATGATTATGGCCAAAGTTTCTAGCAAAATATTGTTGAAAATAAGGCAGGAACTATTTGCCCATATACAAAAATTATCATTCTCCTTTTTTGATAATAGACCGGTGGGGAAAATTTTAGCAAGGATAATAGGGGATGTCGATTCACTGGGAGATTTATTTACTAATAGTGTTACATCATTGATTCCTGATGCTATTACTCTAATTGCAGTTATGGGTATAATGTTATACATGAACTGGCAGTTAGGTTTATTGGCAATAGCCATGTTACCTGTTTTAGCGTTAGTATTATTTTATATCCAAATTTACGGTAGAAAAAGATGGCAAGATTATCGGAAAAAGCGATCAAACTTAAGTGCATATCTCCATGAAGACTATTCAGGGATAAGGGTAGTACAAAGTTTTAACAGGCAGAAAAAGACTGAAAGGGTTTTCTCAGATTTAGGGAAAAATTTAACTGATTCTTTTATAAGTGGCGTTAGATTATCCGATGCTTTTTGGCCGGTAGTAGAGCTTTCTTGGGGAATTGGATCAGTAATTGTCTTTTGGTATGGAGTAAAATTATTAAATATAGGTACAATTCAAGTTGGAGATCTTGTAGCCTTTACCGGATATATAGGGATGTTTTGGCGTCCTATAATGAATTTAAGTAATTTCTATAATTTACTTATTACTAACCTAGCAGGGGCAGAAAGAATTTTTGAAATTATGGATATTATCCCCGATATCGTTGATACTCAAAATGCTAAAGAACTACCCCAAATCGTTGGAGAAGTGGAATTTAGAAATGTTTCCTTTGCTTACGACGATGGGGAAGCAGTGTTAAAAAATATCAGTTTTAAAGTTAAACCTGGGGAAACCATTGCATTAGTAGGCCATACTGGGGCAGGTAAAACAACAATCGTAAATCTTATAAGTAGATTTTACGACGTTACAGAAGGAGAAATATTAATTGATGGTTACAACATTAAAGATGTAACAATAGAATCATTACGGAGCCAAATGGGGATTATGACCCAAGACACCTTTATGTTTTCCGGATCTATTAAAGAAAATATTCGCTATGGTAAACTAGATGCCACCGATGAAGAAGTTGTAAATGCTGCTAAGGCTGTAAAAGCCCATGATTTTATCATTAATTTGGAAAAAGGATATGATACCGATGTTAATGAGAGGGGCTCAAGGTTGTCAGTGGGTCAAAGGCAGTTAATAGCTTTAGCTAGGGCTTTACTGGCAAATCCTAGGATACTAATTTTAGATGAAGCCACTGCTTCTATAGACACACAAACAGAAAAGAAAGTTCAGATAGGATTAAACACCCTATTAGCCGGTAGAACATCCTTTGTCATTGCCCACCGTCTCTCAACCATTCGAAATGCCCATCGAATTATGGTAATAGATGATGGTGAAATTAAAGAAATAGGGAATCATCAACAGCTCCTTGCTAAAAGGGGGATATATTACAAACTTTATACTGCCCAGTACAAATTTTTACATGAAGGTGCTTAA
- a CDS encoding sensor histidine kinase: MFYMNEFDEIIRGLLLNVSLILLPPFIYESFKLDKMGYVSKKVKPHEVAILTSISVILCMTFAIPLFNGHLYDLRMIPVLVSFFYGGIWSGLATVTVMFLYRWYLFSEGFYTMIVVYSFVVIIAAYISPRYFYLRRRDKFLIAATITIIAMLLMFIATYLMNIKKGDFYIIELIKFFLLFTLIKILALHFTIYILEGFVEKRELRIELQRVDRLNTAGGLAASIAHEIRNPLTVAKGFMQLIQNKGENLSQEKIKEYLEMAITETNRAEKVIADFLSFANPSVENQSLINVSDLISMACNIMYSYATLNNVSINKNLEKGCYLITDENKLTQIFVNIIKNSIEAMPKGGEIDVRVFKDKKNVVIEVEDYGVGMTKEEIAKLGTPFYSLKTSGTGLGLMVSYKYVQILGGKIKVESEKGKGTKFILIFPIYDKAPQEDTNG, from the coding sequence ATGTTTTATATGAATGAATTTGATGAAATAATCAGAGGATTATTATTAAACGTCTCTTTAATATTGTTACCACCTTTTATTTATGAAAGTTTTAAACTAGATAAAATGGGTTATGTATCAAAAAAAGTAAAACCCCATGAAGTGGCAATTCTTACTAGTATCTCTGTCATTCTTTGCATGACCTTTGCCATACCACTCTTTAATGGACACTTGTATGATTTAAGAATGATCCCCGTTTTGGTATCTTTTTTCTATGGAGGTATTTGGTCAGGTCTAGCCACTGTCACTGTAATGTTTCTATATCGCTGGTATTTATTTAGTGAAGGTTTTTATACAATGATTGTCGTTTATTCTTTTGTGGTAATTATAGCAGCATATATTTCTCCTAGGTACTTTTATTTAAGGAGAAGGGATAAATTTTTGATTGCCGCTACAATTACTATTATAGCAATGCTTTTAATGTTTATTGCGACTTATTTAATGAATATAAAAAAGGGAGATTTCTATATAATAGAATTAATTAAATTTTTTCTACTTTTCACCCTTATAAAAATTTTAGCCCTACATTTTACTATTTATATCTTAGAAGGATTTGTGGAAAAAAGGGAATTAAGGATTGAACTTCAAAGGGTAGATCGCCTTAATACAGCAGGGGGATTAGCGGCATCTATTGCCCATGAAATTAGAAATCCCTTAACTGTTGCTAAGGGTTTTATGCAGCTTATTCAGAATAAGGGAGAAAACTTGTCTCAGGAGAAGATAAAGGAATATCTAGAAATGGCCATTACAGAAACTAATAGGGCGGAAAAGGTAATAGCGGACTTTTTATCCTTTGCTAATCCTAGTGTAGAAAATCAAAGTTTGATAAATGTCAGTGATTTAATTTCTATGGCCTGTAATATTATGTATTCCTATGCAACATTAAATAATGTGTCGATAAATAAAAATTTAGAAAAAGGTTGTTACTTAATTACTGATGAAAATAAATTAACGCAGATTTTTGTCAATATAATCAAAAACAGTATTGAAGCAATGCCTAAAGGTGGAGAAATAGATGTTAGGGTATTTAAAGATAAGAAAAATGTAGTAATAGAAGTAGAAGATTATGGTGTAGGGATGACTAAAGAGGAAATAGCAAAGTTAGGGACACCTTTCTATTCACTAAAGACTAGTGGTACTGGATTAGGATTGATGGTCAGCTATAAATACGTGCAAATTTTAGGTGGGAAGATAAAGGTTGAAAGCGAAAAAGGGAAAGGAACTAAATTTATTTTAATCTTTCCCATCTATGATAAGGCTCCTCAAGAAGATACAAATGGATAA
- the pdaA gene encoding delta-lactam-biosynthetic de-N-acetylase, whose translation MKLKIFALTLTLALTFFAFSYDYLQARALDNTPYDWYFIPGKNNSPSTTEPHYQKLLDKYGGYFIGNTEEKELYLTFDNGYENGYTPIILDTLKEKGVPAAFFVTGHYLKTQPELVKRMVSEGHIVGNHSWNHPSLVEVDDETLKRELESVREKFTEITGIKEMKYLRPPRGIFSERTLALSKELGYTNIFWSLAYMDWDINNQKGSQFAYDSIMKRVHPGAIMLLHSVSKDNAEALGRIIDDLQKQGYTFKSLDQLKK comes from the coding sequence ATGAAATTGAAAATATTTGCTTTAACCTTGACTTTAGCCCTTACCTTTTTCGCCTTTTCCTATGATTACTTACAAGCAAGGGCTTTAGATAACACCCCTTATGATTGGTATTTTATCCCAGGGAAAAATAACAGTCCATCAACCACCGAACCCCATTATCAAAAACTTCTAGATAAATATGGTGGATATTTTATTGGTAACACTGAAGAAAAAGAACTTTATTTAACCTTTGATAACGGTTATGAAAATGGGTATACCCCTATTATTTTAGATACCCTTAAAGAAAAGGGAGTACCAGCCGCTTTTTTTGTCACAGGTCACTATTTAAAGACACAACCTGAACTTGTTAAACGGATGGTTAGTGAAGGGCATATAGTAGGCAATCATTCTTGGAACCATCCTAGTTTAGTAGAAGTAGATGATGAAACATTAAAAAGGGAATTAGAAAGTGTTAGAGAAAAATTTACAGAAATCACAGGAATTAAAGAAATGAAATACCTCCGTCCACCCCGGGGAATTTTTAGTGAAAGAACTTTAGCATTGAGCAAAGAATTAGGCTATACCAATATTTTCTGGTCTTTAGCTTATATGGATTGGGATATCAATAACCAAAAGGGAAGTCAATTTGCATATGATTCCATTATGAAACGGGTCCACCCCGGTGCTATTATGTTATTACACTCTGTTTCAAAGGATAATGCCGAAGCTTTAGGAAGGATAATTGATGATTTACAAAAACAAGGTTATACTTTTAAAAGTTTAGACCAATTGAAAAAATAG